One genomic region from Vibrio cyclitrophicus encodes:
- a CDS encoding cytochrome C assembly family protein produces MDSLIAIAAAFLYIMAISTIIPGLVHQTGIRVKTVLISALLALVFHALLLGDLIFNASGQNLSILNVASLISLIISVVMSGAMLKTRLWFILPVVYSFAALNLMAATFLPSTFIKHLENDPKLLVHISLALFSYATLTIGALYALQLAWLDHKLKKKKALVINPNLPPLMMVERQLFKIILIGNGLLTGTLLTGLIFVQDMFAQGKAHKAVLSFIAWVIYSILLWGHYQKGWRGQKVTWFALAGASMLTLAYFGSRFVQEIILN; encoded by the coding sequence ATGGACAGTCTTATTGCGATCGCAGCAGCCTTTCTTTATATAATGGCGATTTCCACGATCATTCCAGGTCTCGTGCACCAAACAGGGATCCGTGTAAAAACGGTGCTTATCAGCGCATTACTTGCTCTAGTTTTTCATGCTTTGTTGCTTGGCGATTTGATTTTTAATGCCAGTGGCCAAAACCTAAGTATCTTGAACGTTGCTTCATTAATCAGTTTAATTATCTCTGTGGTAATGAGCGGTGCCATGCTCAAAACCCGTTTGTGGTTCATCTTGCCCGTTGTTTATAGCTTCGCTGCGTTGAATTTGATGGCGGCCACTTTTCTTCCAAGCACCTTCATCAAACATTTAGAGAACGATCCAAAACTGCTCGTACACATCTCTTTGGCGTTGTTCTCGTACGCAACGCTTACCATCGGTGCGCTATACGCCCTACAGCTCGCTTGGCTCGATCACAAACTTAAAAAGAAGAAAGCCCTAGTGATAAACCCTAACTTACCTCCTTTAATGATGGTGGAAAGGCAGCTTTTCAAGATCATTTTGATTGGTAATGGTTTATTAACGGGTACTTTATTGACTGGCCTTATCTTCGTACAAGATATGTTTGCTCAAGGAAAAGCACACAAGGCTGTATTGTCTTTTATCGCTTGGGTTATCTACTCCATCCTTTTGTGGGGTCACTACCAGAAAGGTTGGCGTGGACAAAAAGTGACTTGGTTCGCCTTAGCAGGTGCCAGCATGCTGACATTAGCCTACTTCGGTAGTCGCTTCGTTCAAGAAATAATCCTGAACTAA
- the gshA gene encoding glutamate--cysteine ligase, with protein sequence MTDFAARLKQVATNPKTFSQFGRGVERETLRYTEDGHLATGPHPKALGSALMNGWVTTDFSESLLEFITPVSNDVPTLLNQLSDIHHFTQTKLDGEKMWPLSMPCYVGSEDDIQLAQYGTSNNGKMKTLYREGLKRRYGSLMQIISGVHFNFSFPESFWDSLFGEQTEEARCEAKSDAYFGLIRNYYRFGWLIPYFFGASPALCPSFIKGRETNLPFEKIGETLYLPKATALRLSDLGYTNSAQSVLKIGFNSLGQYLEGLNEAIRTPSEEFAEIGTKVDGEYRQLNTNVLQIENELYAPIRPKRVAKNGEKPSEALARSGVEYIEVRSLDVNPFSSVGINEQQVRFLDLFLTWSVLTDSAEMDNCELECWRDNWNKVILEGRQVGLELKIGCDGERLSLQDWAKRVFKDLRSIAEMMDAEQGGRAYQETCDTLETWIDNPELTISGQLLEETKKLGGLGNVGCALGKTYAQQHKAHQYKVYSAELMEAEVQRSMIAQQQSEEASTQDFDSFLADYFSYLKA encoded by the coding sequence TTGACTGATTTTGCTGCGCGACTAAAGCAAGTTGCAACCAACCCTAAGACCTTCTCTCAATTTGGTCGTGGTGTTGAAAGGGAAACGTTACGCTACACGGAAGATGGGCATCTTGCTACTGGGCCGCACCCAAAGGCTTTGGGATCTGCGTTGATGAACGGATGGGTAACGACCGATTTTTCCGAGTCGCTACTGGAGTTTATTACGCCTGTTTCTAACGACGTTCCGACTCTTTTGAATCAGTTATCTGATATCCATCATTTCACACAAACCAAGTTAGATGGCGAGAAAATGTGGCCGCTTTCAATGCCTTGTTACGTAGGGAGTGAAGATGACATTCAGCTGGCGCAATACGGCACCTCTAACAACGGAAAAATGAAGACGCTATATCGTGAAGGCTTAAAGCGCCGCTACGGTAGTCTGATGCAAATCATTTCAGGTGTTCATTTTAACTTCTCTTTCCCTGAAAGTTTCTGGGATAGCTTGTTTGGTGAGCAAACAGAAGAAGCGCGTTGTGAAGCTAAGTCAGATGCGTACTTTGGTTTGATTCGTAATTACTACCGTTTTGGTTGGTTAATCCCATATTTCTTTGGTGCTTCACCGGCATTGTGCCCTTCTTTCATTAAAGGAAGAGAAACAAACCTACCTTTTGAAAAAATTGGTGAGACACTATACCTGCCAAAAGCAACGGCACTTCGCCTGAGTGATCTTGGCTACACTAACAGCGCTCAAAGTGTATTGAAAATTGGTTTCAACAGCCTAGGTCAGTACCTCGAAGGTTTGAATGAAGCGATTCGTACACCATCAGAAGAGTTCGCTGAGATTGGTACTAAGGTTGATGGTGAATATCGTCAACTTAATACTAACGTTCTTCAAATTGAGAATGAGCTGTATGCGCCAATTCGCCCTAAGCGCGTAGCGAAAAACGGTGAGAAGCCGTCTGAAGCATTGGCTCGCAGTGGTGTTGAGTACATAGAAGTTCGTTCTTTAGATGTAAACCCATTCAGTTCAGTTGGTATCAATGAGCAGCAGGTTCGTTTCCTTGACCTGTTCCTAACGTGGAGCGTGTTAACAGACTCTGCTGAGATGGATAATTGTGAGTTGGAATGCTGGCGAGATAACTGGAACAAGGTAATCTTAGAAGGTCGTCAGGTTGGTTTAGAACTGAAAATTGGTTGTGACGGCGAGAGACTATCATTACAAGACTGGGCTAAGCGTGTATTCAAAGATTTGCGTTCTATTGCTGAAATGATGGATGCAGAGCAAGGTGGCCGCGCTTACCAAGAAACTTGCGATACGCTTGAAACTTGGATTGATAATCCAGAGCTGACTATTTCAGGTCAGTTGCTTGAAGAAACCAAAAAATTAGGTGGTTTGGGTAATGTAGGTTGTGCGTTAGGAAAAACTTACGCTCAGCAACATAAAGCGCACCAGTACAAAGTGTATTCAGCTGAGTTGATGGAAGCGGAAGTTCAACGCTCTATGATTGCTCAGCAACAAAGTGAAGAAGCTAGCACTCAAGACTTTGATAGCTTCTTAGCGGATTATTTTTCGTATTTAAAAGCATAG
- the luxS gene encoding S-ribosylhomocysteine lyase — protein sequence MPLLDSFTVDHTRMNAPAVRVAKTMQTPKGDTITVFDLRFTAPNKDILSEKGIHTLEHLYAGFMRNQLNGSDVEIIDISPMGCRTGFYMSLIGTPTEQQVADGWLAAMQDVLKVENQNKIPELNEYQCGTAAMHSLDEAKEIANAIISAGISVNKNDELALPESMLQELKID from the coding sequence ATGCCTTTATTAGATAGTTTCACTGTTGATCACACACGCATGAACGCACCAGCCGTTCGTGTTGCTAAAACAATGCAAACCCCGAAAGGGGATACCATCACTGTGTTTGACCTGCGTTTTACTGCGCCAAACAAAGATATCCTATCTGAGAAAGGTATCCACACGCTTGAGCACTTATATGCTGGATTCATGCGTAATCAACTGAACGGTTCAGATGTAGAGATTATCGACATTTCACCGATGGGTTGTCGTACTGGTTTCTACATGAGCCTAATTGGTACACCTACAGAGCAACAGGTAGCGGACGGCTGGTTGGCAGCAATGCAAGATGTGCTGAAAGTTGAGAATCAAAATAAAATTCCTGAGTTGAACGAATACCAATGTGGTACTGCGGCAATGCATTCTTTGGATGAAGCGAAAGAGATTGCCAATGCGATCATCTCAGCTGGTATCTCTGTAAACAAAAATGACGAACTGGCGTTGCCAGAGTCTATGCTACAAGAGCTTAAAATCGACTAA
- a CDS encoding HlyC/CorC family transporter, with product MDDISTGILFALLACLIVISGYFSGSETGMMSLNRYRLKHLANTGHKGAKRVEKLLNRPDRLIGLILIGNNLVNILASAIATILGMRIYGDIGVAIATGVLTLVILVFAEVTPKTIASLFPERVSYASSILLMILMKVLSPLVILVNFITNGFIRILGVKASHDATDHLSSEELRTVVNEAGSLIPQRHQDMLVSILDLEHVTVNDIMVPRNEITGIDINDDWKSIVRQLTHSPHGRIVLYRDQIDEVVGMLRLREAYRLMLEKNEFNKETLLRAADEIYFIPEATPLNIQLLKFQRNKQRIGLIVDEYGDINGLVTLEDILEEIVGEFTTSITPSLSEEITPQSDGSFLIEGSANIRDINKGLQWALPTDGPRTLNGLILEHLEDIPESHLSVQVASHPMEIVELEENRIKLVRVFPQVVNG from the coding sequence TTGGACGACATATCAACGGGTATCTTATTTGCGCTACTCGCGTGTCTCATTGTAATTTCTGGTTATTTTTCTGGTTCAGAAACGGGCATGATGTCCTTGAACCGCTACCGTTTAAAGCACTTGGCCAATACGGGTCATAAAGGTGCGAAGCGTGTAGAAAAACTTCTGAACCGCCCAGACAGATTGATTGGCCTCATTCTCATCGGTAACAATCTCGTCAATATTCTAGCATCAGCGATCGCGACTATTCTAGGTATGCGCATCTACGGGGATATCGGTGTGGCTATCGCTACAGGTGTCCTGACTCTCGTGATCCTTGTGTTTGCCGAAGTCACCCCAAAAACCATCGCCTCTCTGTTTCCTGAACGTGTCTCTTACGCCAGCAGTATTCTATTGATGATACTGATGAAGGTACTGTCACCACTGGTGATTTTAGTGAACTTCATTACTAACGGGTTCATTCGTATCTTAGGAGTCAAAGCCAGTCACGATGCAACCGACCACTTAAGCTCAGAAGAGCTGAGAACCGTGGTAAATGAAGCGGGAAGCTTAATACCTCAGCGTCACCAAGATATGTTGGTCTCTATTCTAGATTTAGAGCACGTCACCGTGAATGACATCATGGTGCCACGTAATGAGATCACCGGCATCGACATCAATGATGATTGGAAATCAATCGTCCGCCAACTGACTCACTCACCTCATGGCCGTATCGTGTTATACCGCGATCAAATAGATGAAGTAGTTGGCATGCTGAGACTGCGAGAAGCTTATCGTTTGATGCTTGAAAAAAACGAGTTCAATAAAGAGACGCTGTTACGTGCTGCAGATGAGATCTATTTTATCCCTGAAGCGACACCACTCAACATTCAACTACTGAAATTCCAACGCAATAAACAGCGTATCGGTTTAATTGTTGATGAGTATGGCGATATTAATGGATTGGTTACACTAGAAGATATTCTTGAAGAGATCGTTGGTGAGTTCACGACTTCAATTACACCTAGCTTGTCGGAAGAAATCACTCCGCAAAGTGATGGGAGCTTCTTGATTGAAGGTAGCGCTAACATCAGAGACATAAACAAAGGCTTACAGTGGGCTCTGCCTACCGACGGTCCAAGAACGCTTAATGGTTTGATATTAGAGCACCTCGAAGATATTCCTGAGAGCCACTTAAGTGTTCAAGTTGCGAGTCACCCAATGGAAATCGTAGAACTTGAAGAGAACCGTATCAAACTGGTTCGCGTGTTCCCGCAGGTCGTGAATGGGTAA
- a CDS encoding transglycosylase SLT domain-containing protein, whose protein sequence is MERKQALLGQPTHASGKWLPVITVGVVSSLLVGCATPPPKQQDNLCSIFREHPSWYEDALDMQEKWGTPINVAMAFVKQESSFRHDARPPKDYILGFIPWGRVSSAYGYAQAQDPAWEDFQKATNNGGSRTNFDDALMFIGWYTNETRRQLGISLWDPYNQYLAYHEGRGGYKRKSYNSKPSLIKVARKVEQQAKDYGWQLKQCRKELEDNRSWFF, encoded by the coding sequence GTGGAAAGGAAGCAAGCCTTATTAGGTCAGCCTACTCATGCGAGTGGTAAATGGTTACCTGTCATAACTGTTGGTGTTGTCTCTAGCCTGTTGGTTGGCTGTGCAACGCCACCGCCTAAACAGCAAGATAATCTGTGTAGCATCTTCAGAGAACACCCATCGTGGTATGAAGATGCCTTGGATATGCAAGAAAAGTGGGGCACACCAATCAACGTAGCGATGGCTTTTGTGAAACAAGAAAGTAGCTTTCGTCATGATGCGCGCCCACCAAAAGATTATATTCTGGGCTTCATTCCTTGGGGGCGTGTAAGTAGTGCCTACGGTTATGCGCAAGCTCAAGATCCTGCTTGGGAAGATTTCCAAAAAGCGACCAATAACGGTGGCTCAAGAACCAACTTCGATGATGCATTGATGTTCATTGGTTGGTACACCAACGAGACGCGCCGTCAGCTTGGAATTTCTTTGTGGGATCCTTATAACCAATACCTGGCTTATCATGAAGGGCGTGGTGGTTATAAGCGTAAATCATACAACAGCAAACCATCTTTAATTAAGGTGGCTCGCAAAGTAGAACAACAAGCAAAAGATTATGGCTGGCAACTTAAACAGTGCCGCAAAGAACTGGAAGACAATCGAAGTTGGTTTTTCTAA
- a CDS encoding NADP-dependent oxidoreductase: MENKQIAITQFGGVENLSIQTRAIPEPKAGEVVVKVSFSGINPIDVKTRAGLGWAAAQNKENLPWVPGYDISGQIVTVGDQTEHFAIGDNVAGFIGFPLQGGGYSQYVCVPEAALSMVPDSVTLEAAAALPLASQTAAQALNRAEVKEGDRVLILAGAGGVGHLAVQIAVAAKAEVYTTCSESNLDYLATLGAHAINYKFAPASERVSDVDVLIDLVGGDTALDALKCLKDGARVVTVPTLSAELICEKATLLGFTASGMLVEPNPEQMDTMLYMVSVGLLKTEIQGIYPLDEAQSAHLQVETGHTRGKVLLKMQEG; this comes from the coding sequence ATGGAAAATAAACAGATAGCGATTACTCAATTCGGCGGCGTCGAAAACCTTAGTATTCAAACCCGTGCTATTCCTGAGCCTAAAGCTGGAGAAGTGGTGGTTAAAGTTTCTTTTTCGGGCATTAATCCGATTGATGTTAAAACTCGTGCAGGCCTCGGTTGGGCCGCGGCGCAGAACAAAGAGAACCTTCCTTGGGTTCCTGGTTACGACATTTCAGGGCAAATCGTCACGGTAGGCGATCAGACTGAGCACTTTGCTATTGGCGATAATGTAGCTGGCTTTATTGGTTTCCCACTGCAAGGTGGCGGCTACAGCCAGTATGTGTGTGTTCCAGAAGCAGCCTTAAGCATGGTACCTGATTCAGTTACGCTAGAAGCGGCAGCTGCACTGCCACTCGCTAGCCAAACAGCAGCACAAGCACTAAACAGAGCTGAAGTGAAAGAGGGCGATCGCGTACTCATTCTGGCGGGGGCAGGCGGCGTTGGTCACCTAGCGGTTCAAATCGCTGTGGCGGCAAAAGCTGAAGTCTACACAACTTGTAGTGAATCCAACCTTGATTACCTAGCGACATTAGGGGCTCATGCGATCAACTATAAATTTGCTCCGGCATCTGAACGAGTCTCTGATGTTGATGTTTTGATCGATCTTGTCGGTGGAGACACCGCTCTTGATGCACTGAAGTGCTTAAAAGATGGTGCAAGAGTTGTGACAGTCCCAACTTTATCTGCTGAATTGATTTGCGAAAAAGCAACATTATTAGGCTTTACTGCATCAGGTATGCTGGTTGAGCCAAACCCAGAGCAAATGGATACCATGCTTTACATGGTTAGCGTTGGATTGCTCAAAACAGAAATTCAAGGTATTTACCCGTTAGACGAAGCGCAGTCGGCTCACCTACAGGTTGAAACCGGACACACCAGAGGCAAGGTACTACTTAAAATGCAAGAAGGTTGA
- the ffh gene encoding signal recognition particle protein — protein MFDNLTDRLSKTLKNISGKGRLTEDNIKETLREVRMALLEADVALPVVRDFVKRVKEGAVGVEVSKSLTPGQEFIKIVQAELEAVMGESNEALNLAAQPPAVILMAGLQGAGKTTSVGKLSKLLTERDKKKVLVVSADVYRPAAIKQLETLASDVGVDFFPSSADQKPLDIANAAIDHAKKKFYDVLLVDTAGRLAIDEEMMGEIKELHTAIKPVETLFVVDAMTGQDAANTAKAFGDALPLTGVILTKVDGDARGGAALSVRHITGKPIKFLGVGEKTDALEPFHPDRVASRILGMGDVLSLIEDLQKNVDTEKAEKLAKKFKEKKGFDLEDFREQLGQMQNMGGMMGMMDKLPGMSQLPDNVKDKVDDKMFKQMEAIINSMTMKERQRPDLIKGSRKKRIAAGSGTQVQDVNRMLKQFTQMQKMMKKMQKGGMKGMMRNMQGMMGGGGGMGGMGGGFNPFGR, from the coding sequence ATGTTTGATAATTTAACGGATCGTCTATCCAAAACGCTGAAGAACATCAGCGGTAAAGGTCGTCTGACCGAAGACAATATTAAAGAGACGCTGCGTGAAGTACGTATGGCGCTACTTGAAGCCGACGTTGCATTGCCAGTTGTCCGTGATTTTGTTAAGCGCGTAAAAGAAGGCGCTGTGGGTGTTGAGGTATCTAAATCTCTAACACCGGGTCAAGAATTCATTAAGATCGTTCAAGCTGAACTTGAAGCGGTGATGGGTGAGTCTAACGAAGCTCTTAATCTAGCAGCGCAACCGCCAGCAGTCATCTTAATGGCGGGTCTACAAGGTGCGGGTAAAACCACATCGGTAGGTAAGCTATCTAAGCTCCTGACTGAGCGTGACAAGAAGAAAGTATTGGTTGTGTCTGCCGACGTTTACCGTCCTGCGGCGATAAAACAACTTGAAACGTTAGCAAGCGATGTGGGCGTAGACTTCTTCCCGTCTTCAGCGGATCAAAAGCCTCTTGATATTGCAAACGCTGCAATCGACCATGCGAAGAAGAAATTCTACGACGTGCTGCTTGTCGATACGGCGGGTCGTTTAGCTATCGATGAAGAGATGATGGGCGAAATCAAAGAGCTTCATACGGCAATTAAGCCAGTAGAAACTCTATTCGTTGTTGATGCTATGACAGGTCAAGATGCAGCGAACACGGCTAAAGCCTTTGGTGATGCTCTACCACTAACCGGTGTTATCTTGACGAAAGTTGATGGTGATGCGCGTGGTGGTGCTGCACTGTCTGTTCGTCATATCACGGGTAAACCGATTAAATTCTTAGGTGTTGGTGAAAAAACTGATGCACTAGAACCGTTCCACCCAGATCGTGTTGCTTCTCGTATCCTAGGTATGGGCGACGTACTGTCTTTAATTGAAGACCTACAAAAGAACGTTGATACCGAGAAAGCAGAGAAACTGGCGAAGAAGTTCAAAGAGAAGAAAGGTTTTGACCTAGAAGACTTCCGTGAACAGCTTGGTCAGATGCAAAATATGGGCGGCATGATGGGCATGATGGATAAGCTTCCAGGTATGTCTCAGCTACCAGATAACGTTAAAGATAAAGTTGATGACAAGATGTTCAAGCAGATGGAAGCGATCATCAACTCTATGACAATGAAAGAGCGTCAACGCCCTGACCTAATCAAAGGCTCTCGCAAAAAGCGTATTGCTGCTGGTTCTGGTACTCAGGTACAAGATGTAAACCGTATGCTTAAACAGTTCACCCAAATGCAGAAGATGATGAAGAAAATGCAAAAAGGTGGAATGAAAGGCATGATGCGCAACATGCAAGGCATGATGGGCGGCGGTGGAGGTATGGGCGGAATGGGTGGTGGTTTTAACCCGTTTGGTCGATAA
- a CDS encoding M16 family metallopeptidase translates to MKKVLLGTFSLIAIVGCSYNVPSSTPFFSSLPEGVTLLEEVKPSKDKVVIPYTKYQLENGLTVILSPDDSDPLVHVDVTYHVGSAREQIGKSGFAHFFEHMMFQGSENVGDQQHFKIITEAGGSLNGTTNRDRTNYFETVPSNQLEKMLWLESDRMGFLLDAVSQKKFEVQRGTVKNERAQSYENRPYGLMWERMGEALYPEGHPYSWQPIGYVEDLDRVDVNDLKAFFLRWYGPNNAVLTIGGDIDVDDTLEWINKYFGPIPRGPEVKAAEKQPAILKEDKYITLEDNIRQPMVLVGWPTTYRGEETQASINALSNVLGSGTNSYLYQNLVKTQKAVSAGSFHDCAELACTMYVYAMGNSGKKGDLTVLNKELMDTLEQFSKEGVEQERLDQITGMAEADAVFALQSVKGKVSQLASNQTFYGQPDRIESQLDQIRAVTPESVSKAYQDFIEGKHKVTLSVVPKKQLDLAVREATFTTPDRTLPEYSKVTEDQLDIRKAPNTFDRSVMPEVNFGVEATMPDLYRMHFANGTDLIGTETNETPTVQLQIQLPAGERYVRQGQEGLANLTAAMMEEGSTQRTVEELQATLDKLGSSVSINAGSYTTDISISTLEKNLPQTLAIAEEVLFKPKFDEQDFERVKKQMLEGVVYQHQQPSWMASQATREVLFGNSIFGRTSDGTKASLESLTLDDVKLFYSQHYTPEGANIVIVGDISKKEASKQLQFFEQWQGDAAPLTRPQIIKELSGQRLYLVDKPGAPQSIVRLVRKGLPFDATGELYLSQLANFNLAGNFNSRINQNLREDKAYTYGASGYFASTRETGAVVFSAQVRANATVPSIQEFINELNEFSQSGLTDEEVKFMRLAVGQQDALKYETPSQKAGLLSNIVALSLDEDYLQQRNQIVETVSKETLNELSKKWFDPNDYQIIVVGDATSLRPQLEKLDIPIEELEIIR, encoded by the coding sequence ATGAAAAAGGTTTTACTTGGTACATTTTCTCTTATCGCCATCGTAGGCTGTTCTTACAATGTACCTAGCTCAACACCCTTCTTTTCTTCATTACCGGAAGGCGTCACTTTATTAGAAGAAGTTAAACCTTCCAAAGATAAAGTTGTGATCCCTTATACTAAGTATCAACTTGAGAATGGTCTAACTGTTATTCTTTCCCCTGATGATTCTGATCCATTGGTGCATGTCGATGTGACTTATCACGTCGGTTCTGCTCGTGAACAGATTGGGAAGTCGGGCTTTGCACACTTCTTTGAACACATGATGTTCCAAGGCTCTGAGAACGTCGGTGACCAGCAACACTTTAAGATTATTACCGAAGCGGGTGGTTCGCTAAACGGCACTACTAACCGCGATCGTACCAATTACTTTGAAACGGTTCCTTCTAACCAACTTGAGAAAATGTTGTGGTTAGAATCAGACCGAATGGGTTTCCTATTGGACGCGGTTTCTCAAAAGAAATTTGAGGTTCAAAGAGGCACGGTTAAAAACGAACGAGCTCAGAGTTATGAAAACCGCCCTTACGGTTTAATGTGGGAACGAATGGGTGAAGCTCTTTACCCTGAAGGCCACCCATATTCGTGGCAACCAATTGGTTATGTTGAAGATCTAGACCGCGTTGATGTGAATGATCTTAAGGCTTTCTTCTTACGTTGGTATGGTCCAAATAATGCAGTATTGACGATTGGTGGTGATATCGATGTTGATGACACGCTAGAGTGGATTAACAAGTATTTTGGTCCTATCCCTAGAGGCCCGGAAGTTAAGGCTGCAGAGAAGCAACCAGCGATACTAAAAGAAGATAAATACATCACCCTAGAAGATAATATTCGTCAGCCGATGGTGCTTGTCGGCTGGCCGACGACTTATCGCGGTGAAGAAACACAAGCGTCAATAAATGCTTTGTCTAACGTATTGGGTTCTGGTACCAACAGTTACCTGTATCAAAACCTAGTAAAAACACAAAAAGCAGTAAGCGCAGGATCTTTCCATGATTGTGCTGAACTCGCTTGTACTATGTATGTTTATGCGATGGGCAACTCGGGTAAAAAAGGTGATTTGACGGTTCTTAATAAAGAATTGATGGATACCTTAGAACAATTTTCTAAAGAGGGTGTTGAACAAGAGCGTTTAGACCAAATTACTGGTATGGCTGAAGCGGATGCGGTTTTTGCGCTGCAAAGTGTCAAAGGCAAGGTGTCACAACTCGCTTCTAATCAAACTTTCTATGGCCAACCGGATCGTATTGAATCGCAGTTAGATCAAATTCGAGCGGTTACGCCTGAAAGTGTTAGCAAAGCTTATCAAGATTTTATCGAGGGTAAGCATAAGGTGACGTTGAGTGTCGTTCCGAAAAAACAGCTCGATTTAGCGGTTCGTGAAGCCACTTTCACTACCCCCGATCGTACTCTGCCTGAATACAGCAAGGTAACGGAAGATCAGCTTGATATCAGAAAAGCACCGAATACTTTTGATCGCAGTGTGATGCCTGAAGTGAACTTTGGTGTTGAAGCAACTATGCCTGATCTTTATCGCATGCACTTTGCAAACGGTACTGACTTGATTGGTACCGAGACCAATGAAACACCGACAGTACAGCTACAAATTCAGCTTCCTGCTGGTGAGCGTTATGTTCGTCAAGGTCAAGAAGGCCTAGCAAACCTAACCGCAGCGATGATGGAGGAAGGCTCGACTCAACGAACGGTTGAAGAGTTACAAGCAACCTTAGATAAATTGGGCAGTAGCGTTAGCATAAACGCGGGCAGCTACACCACGGATATTTCTATCTCAACGTTAGAGAAAAATTTGCCTCAAACCTTAGCAATAGCAGAAGAGGTTCTATTTAAGCCTAAGTTTGATGAGCAAGATTTCGAACGCGTTAAGAAACAGATGTTAGAAGGGGTGGTTTATCAGCATCAACAACCAAGCTGGATGGCTTCTCAAGCCACACGTGAAGTTTTGTTTGGCAACAGCATCTTTGGTCGAACTAGTGATGGTACTAAGGCCTCTTTAGAATCGTTAACCTTAGACGATGTAAAACTGTTTTACAGTCAGCACTATACTCCTGAGGGGGCTAATATTGTTATTGTAGGCGACATCTCGAAGAAAGAGGCCAGCAAGCAGCTTCAATTCTTCGAACAATGGCAAGGCGATGCGGCACCACTAACGCGTCCTCAGATCATCAAAGAGCTTTCAGGGCAACGTTTGTACTTAGTGGATAAGCCAGGAGCACCACAGAGCATCGTTCGTTTAGTGCGTAAAGGTTTACCTTTCGACGCGACTGGTGAGTTGTATTTGAGCCAGCTAGCCAACTTTAACTTGGCCGGTAACTTCAATAGCCGCATTAACCAAAACTTACGTGAAGACAAGGCGTACACTTACGGTGCAAGCGGTTACTTCGCGAGTACTCGAGAAACCGGTGCCGTAGTATTTAGTGCTCAAGTGAGAGCCAATGCGACGGTTCCATCGATTCAAGAGTTTATTAATGAACTGAATGAGTTTAGTCAGAGTGGATTAACTGACGAAGAGGTGAAATTTATGCGCCTTGCCGTCGGTCAACAAGATGCGCTTAAATACGAAACACCAAGTCAAAAGGCTGGTTTGTTGAGTAATATTGTCGCATTGAGCCTAGATGAAGATTACCTACAACAACGTAATCAGATAGTTGAAACCGTCTCAAAAGAGACGTTAAACGAGCTATCGAAGAAATGGTTTGACCCGAATGATTATCAAATAATTGTTGTTGGCGATGCGACTTCGCTTCGTCCTCAATTAGAAAAGTTAGATATTCCAATAGAAGAGCTTGAAATCATTCGTTAG
- the rpsP gene encoding 30S ribosomal protein S16 — protein MVTIRLARHGAKKRPFYQIVVADSRNAATGRFIEKVGFFNPTAQGQEEGLRLDLDRVNHWVGQGASLSDRVAKLVKDAQKAA, from the coding sequence ATGGTAACCATTCGTTTGGCACGTCACGGTGCAAAGAAGCGCCCATTTTATCAAATCGTAGTTGCGGATAGCCGTAACGCTGCAACTGGCCGTTTCATCGAGAAAGTAGGTTTCTTTAACCCTACTGCTCAAGGTCAAGAAGAAGGTCTACGTCTAGACCTAGATCGTGTTAACCACTGGGTTGGTCAAGGCGCATCTCTATCTGATCGTGTAGCTAAGCTAGTTAAAGACGCTCAAAAAGCGGCTTAA
- a CDS encoding YqaA family protein: MLEFFNSLFENIALWFSDSALWVLFISGFLSATLLPGGSEASLVAALSLDQFSTSSIILLATLGNTLGGLTNYWIGLWLPNRTESEKHGHKAMAWLSRYGYWTLLFSWLPIIGDPLCFAAGWLRMKFIPSVILIAIGKAARYSLLAAIYFGFF, translated from the coding sequence GTGCTAGAGTTTTTCAATTCTCTTTTTGAAAATATAGCGTTGTGGTTTTCAGATTCAGCGCTTTGGGTACTCTTCATCAGTGGCTTTTTGAGTGCCACATTGTTACCCGGCGGTTCAGAAGCAAGCCTTGTGGCTGCCTTGAGCTTAGATCAGTTCTCAACATCATCGATTATCCTTTTGGCGACACTTGGCAATACCTTAGGCGGCTTGACCAATTATTGGATTGGTTTGTGGTTGCCTAACCGAACTGAATCTGAAAAACATGGTCATAAGGCTATGGCTTGGCTGAGCCGCTATGGTTATTGGACTCTGTTGTTTAGTTGGTTACCGATCATTGGTGATCCGTTGTGTTTTGCTGCGGGTTGGCTAAGAATGAAATTCATCCCTAGCGTTATCTTGATAGCAATTGGCAAGGCCGCTCGCTATAGCTTACTAGCTGCTATTTACTTCGGTTTTTTCTAA